DNA from Serinibacter salmoneus:
GGGCGTGGATGCGTCGGGCCCAGCGGGGCCCAACGCACCCCCGTGTGCGGGTGGGGCATCGCCGGATAGGTCTAGCCCAGCGGGGCTAGACCTAACTTCGGGCCCAGCGGGGCCCAAAGTGTCACGGGCTCGGGCTCGGGCCCCGTCGGGCCCAGCGGGGCCCAACGGGGCTCGGGAGAACCCTGGGCCCAGCAGGGCCCGGGGTCATCCGGCCCGGGCGTGGTGGGGGGTGACGGGGGCAGCGAGTTCTTGTCTAGAACTCGCTGGCTCCGGCCAGGGCGTGGTGGGGATCATGTCCGTCTAGCCCAGCGGGGCTAGACGGGGGAGTCATCCGGCCCGGGCGTGGTGGGGGCGGTGGTGCGCAGAACTACGCACCTGCCCCGGAGCCGCTCCGGCCCGGGCGTGGTGGGGGCAGACTCAGGTGATGCAAATGCATCACCTCGGAGTCCCCTAGGTGATGGAATCCGGCCCGGGCGTGGTGAGGATCATGTGTGGACGAACTCGTTTCAACGCTTCGTCCACCTCCGGCCCGGGCGTGGTGGATTGTCCGATATCGGACAATCGTCCGTTACGCCCGCGGTCGGATATGCCTCTCAGGCTCGCGAGGATGGGCGCTGACGGGTAGGGGCGTTCGGATCACGACGGGGGCGGCGCGCGGAAAACGGCTCCGGCAGTGATCCTCGTGGCTGCAGACCCCCCACCCCATCGCGCGCGCGAGGGCCAGAATTGAGGCTGGGGGGGACGGATAACTCCCGGAGCAATTGTCCGTGCGGCGTTCCTCCCCGTGGCTGTAACGCCCCTACCCCTGGCATGTGAAACGGGCCGGTCACCGTGTGGTGACCGGCCCGTTCTGGCGCTGGTTGGGTCTCGGCTGCCGGCGGAGATGCGGTACCGGCGTGCTATCCAGCCATCGTTCCGTTCTCGTCGCTAGGAGTTCCCGGCATCATCGGGGCGACGCGGTGACGTTGACGCCAGACCCTCGCCTAGGCTGCGGTGAGGGCGAGCTTCACGATGCCGCGAGGCAGGGTCACGTCGAGGTTGAAGCGACCTTCCACGCGGGCCATGAGTTGGTTGCGCTCGAACATGTCGGAGGAGGTTCCCCACTCCACGTGAACGCCGCTCTGGTCGGTGGAGAGAACCACGCTCTGCTCACCGATCACGTAGCCTTCGCCGTCCGTGACGCCGGGTGCCACGACAACCGGGACTCCCCACAGTCGCTGGGCGGTGGCATCGATCGGGCCGCCCACGTCGAAGTTGCCGGACGCGTTGCGGGTGGTCTGGATGCTCAGCCAGTCGGCGGGACTCAGACCAACGAATGCCGGACTCACCCCGTCTGCCAGCAACTTGGAGATACCGGCCTGCACCGTGATGAGCGGATCGGTCGCGTACGCCTGCGTCTGGATACCGGAGGTGTTGGCGATCCCGGTGAAGTTCTCGCCCGTGCCGTCCCCGGCGAGAACCTGGTTCTCCAGTTCGTCGGCCAGTGCGGCGGCGAGCTGCTGCTCCACCCACGTGCCGACGTTGGAGCGGTCGGCAAGCAGGTACTTGTCGATGGGGTCGGACAGGACCGCGACCACGCGGAGTCGGGACTCCTCGCGCTCCAGGGCCAGTGCCCGGCGGGGCTTGAGGTTGCCGGGTGCGACCACGCCAGCACCGCCCGGCTCACTGACCGAGGCGCTACGCACGAACGCGTAGATCGACTCCTCGCGCTGCGCCAGCGGGATAGCCTCGGCCAGGCGGGTGGGGCGACGGGTGGCCTCGCGGGTCAACTCCTCATAGGTGACCGGCAGCGGGGCGATCGACTCGCCCGAAGCAACCAGCGACTTTCGCCCCATGTCCTCAGAGGTGCGGTGCATCGAGGCGGCGATCTGCGAGCCGAAGCCCTTGAAGTCGAGCCTCTTGGTCGCGTCGCGCCCATCGGGTGCACCCATGCTCTTGATCTGCGCGATCAGGGCGTCACCCTCAGCGGCGCGCTCCATCTTCTCGTTCAGTGCCTTAACCTCGGCGATCTTCGCCTCAGCCTCAGGGACGGCGGACTCGTCGCCCGCCTTGACCTTCTCAATGAGCGCTTCGGCGGCCTTGAACGCGGCCTCGCGCTGCTCCTTCAGGTTCATAACTGCTCCTACGAATGTGCGCCAATATGGGCGCGTTGAATGTGGGTTCCGCTCCTGGCACGTGCGGACGGGTTGAACCGGGCCTCGGCGTCGTTGGCGAGGCTGGCGTGACCGCTGGCCGTGCTGTCGTGCGGCGAGCCTGATAGGCGGACGGGTTGAAACCGGCGGCTCCTCGGACTTGGCCTTCAGCAGCTCCTCGGGTTCTCACCCTTGGCCGCTTTCCGGCTCCTCGTCCTTGGCCGTGGCTATGACCGCTGGCCGTGCTCTAAACGCTTTCGCGTCTGGTGTCGATCCTACTCCTGTGAGCGGCAGAATCGACACCAGCGACACGCCTAATCGTCGAGATTTCTCGCGGCGATTTTCCACGCCTCATCGGCCAGCGTGAACCATTCATCGAACGTGGTCGCGGTGGGGTCGGCGGAGTGGGCCATTTCGGCCAGCGTGGCCAGGCGCACCGCGAGGTGTTCGAGTTCGGCGTGGTCCATCGCGCGAAGCATGGCCACCAGCGCGTCACCGCTACCGGCTGCCTTTGCTCGCAGGACGGCAACGGCGTCGCTCATCAACGGGTCGGGGTTCATCGGGTCTCCTTGAGTGGTGTGTTGTGTGCGAGGGCGCGCGCTCGGCAGTCCGGGCACGTGACCAGCAGCCAGCGCTCAGAGGTCGAGGGCTTCACCACGGGCGGCGAAGCGGGGCAGTGTGGGCGGTGAATCAGCCCGTACGGGTCGGTCATCGGGACTTCCTTTCGCGTTCGGTCAGGCCGCCATACACGCCGGCCTCATCGGGCCAGGCGAGGCCGTACGCGCGGCAGGCGACCTTCAGTGGGCAGGGCGAGCACGCGGCAGCCGCGACTCGTTGAGTGGGAATCTCCTCAGCCGTCCACGCTTCAGGGGCAGGGGAGATGACGCAGGGAATCTCGCGCGCGCGGCGGGCGAGGCGGTCCAGCAGCTGCAACCGCTCGGCCTCGCGGCGATCCTCGGCCGGACTCATCGCGCCTCCCATTGCCGAAGCACCCACTGCACAAGTTCGCGCTGACCGCCGGTCACCCACTGCGGTTCATCGGCGTGTAGGCCGTCCATCCGGCAGCCATCGCTCTGGTCTGACTCCGATACCCGGCACTCAGGGAAAGCGATCAGGTGAGCGGCACGCGTCCAGCGGCAGGACTCGCACACGAACGTCAGCGACCCCCGGTGCACGAACCACGGCCCGCCCATCCGCGCACACACGGCACACATGGGCGTCCACGCATCGGCGGTCATCGGTCGGCCCGCCGGTAGGTCGCGAGGGTCGGGCATGTCTCGTCGTGGGCGACGGTCATGTGCACGATCCCCGGCCCGTCGTCTCTCACGATCAGGTCAGCGTCACAGTCGGCGCAGGCTCCGGCGTGTTCGAGGTACACGTTCACGGTCGCGATCCCCCGGTGTGGTTGGGGCGGCACCGTGAGGTGTAGCCGGGTCCGTCGAGTGGTTCGGCGCACTCGGGGCAGGCCGGCGAACGTGAGGGAATCGGGGTGACTGTCCCACCGTCCCCCACCGTCCCCCGACTGTCCCCCGGGGACGCTTTGACTGTCCGTCCCCCGTCCCCGTCTCTAGGACGGGGGACAGTCAGACACTCGATTGGGGGCACTTTCTCGGTTGAGTGTCCCCCGCCGGTGTAGGTGTCCGATTGCGGGTCGTCGGCCTGCCTGTAGGCGCGAGTGAGGGTGTGCATCTTGGCGTTACGCGCGCCGTCCTCCACGCTCACGAATCCCTCGGCCACCAGCACGTCAAGCGCGGCCCGTGCGGCACCCTTGCGCCCCGTCACGGCTCCTTCAATGCTCCGGTAGCTCAGCGGTGCCTCGGCGTCCTCCAGGGCCTTGGATACGCGCTCCATCAGCGTGGTGGGTCGGAACGGTTCGGCGGGGTCGCGTTCGATCGCCGCGACTAGGGCAACCTCCACCCCATCGGGTCCGGGTGACACTCTCAGGTCCGCGACGTGTTGACCGGCCCGGTAGTTCCCGGATCGGTCCTTGGCTGCGACCAGGCGGGCATATCCGGCGGTGGTCCGGTCGAACGGCTTGACCACTCGCAGCATGTACTGCGCCCCGGAGATCGCCGCGCGCTTACGTTGCGACCCGATAGGCCACAGTCCCTCACTGTCGGCCTTGGTGACGTGATCGAGGATCACCACGGCGGGGCCTTGGTCCGCGACCCACCGGGGCAGGATGCGGAACCATCGCGCTACCTCCTCATCGGCGTTCGGGTTCGCGCCCTCCAGCGCGAGGCCTTCGCCTGTGGAGTCGATGACGACCAGCGAGGGGCGCAGCGAGTCCAGCAGCATCCCCATGTGTTCGCGGTCGGCCTCGGTCAGCCGCTGATCGGGGTGCACGTAGGCGAACCGCGCCCGGATCGCCTCGGGGTCGGTCCCCAGGTCCAGCAGCCGCGAGAGGATGCCGGCGGCGTCGTCTTCGAGGTCAACGAACGCGACCCCGTTACCGGCCTCCAGCTCCTGCGCCACGGCGGCGAGGGCGGCCCATGTCTTCCCGCCTCCCGATTCCCCCGCGAGGCCGTTAACGCGCCCGGCGTAGAACAGGGCGCTCCCACCATCGAGGCTCCCCACAGTGGGCCGGGGTCGCTCCAGGGTGCCCGCCTGTAGCGCGTCGAGGATGCCGTCTAGGTCCACTGGTGCCCAGGTGCTCCCCGGGGCCTCCTGTGGGGCCTCCTGCGCCTCCTGTGGGGCCTGCCGGGCCGCGAGGGTGCCCAGGGTGCCCCCGGCGGCGTAGTGGTCGGATAGGTCCTTCCCGTGCGCCGCCTCCACGAACGCGAGGCTCGCCACGATCCCGGCCAACTTCTCCGCGACGATCCCGGCCCACTTCTCCCCGGCGGCGTCACGGTCCACCACGGCCACGACATGCCCACCCCGTAGCGGCTCCACGTCCGCGAGATGAAAGTTCGTCGCGCCCTGTGGTGCGGTGGTCCCGGTGCCTCCCATGACGAACGCGGTATCAGCGTCCTGTTCACCCTCGGTCAGGTGCACCACGCGCCCCTCAGCGACCGCCTGCGCCACTTCTGGCAGCCGATACAGGGGCGAGGCACCGCGAGTCTGCCCCGCCTGCCGAAACCGCTTCTCCGGCGTCCTGGTGACGGTGCGAATCGTGGTGAGTCCGCCCGCGTCCCGGTACTCGTACGTCTTGCCGCGCGGGTCGTCGAACAGCTCGCGCATGGTCCACCCCAGCGCGCCCGCAATGTCCTCGGTCGTGCACCCGGCGTGACAGTAGACAAGGGCGCGCCCATCGCCTGCCGTGAGACTCAGCGAGGGCCTACCGTCGTCGTGGGCGGGGCACTGTGCCATCGCACGATCCCCGCGTGTCTCCACGCGCTTCCCGGCCTCCCGTAGCGCGTCGAGTAGGCGATCGTAGGCGGTCGTGGTCGGGACCATCACACCTCACCCCCGACCGCTTCGAGGCGCACCAGCAGCAGCCGGGCGTCATCCTCGCCACGGGCGAGGGCGCGGTTCAGGGCACGC
Protein-coding regions in this window:
- a CDS encoding phage major capsid protein; translated protein: MNLKEQREAAFKAAEALIEKVKAGDESAVPEAEAKIAEVKALNEKMERAAEGDALIAQIKSMGAPDGRDATKRLDFKGFGSQIAASMHRTSEDMGRKSLVASGESIAPLPVTYEELTREATRRPTRLAEAIPLAQREESIYAFVRSASVSEPGGAGVVAPGNLKPRRALALEREESRLRVVAVLSDPIDKYLLADRSNVGTWVEQQLAAALADELENQVLAGDGTGENFTGIANTSGIQTQAYATDPLITVQAGISKLLADGVSPAFVGLSPADWLSIQTTRNASGNFDVGGPIDATAQRLWGVPVVVAPGVTDGEGYVIGEQSVVLSTDQSGVHVEWGTSSDMFERNQLMARVEGRFNLDVTLPRGIVKLALTAA
- a CDS encoding WhiB family transcriptional regulator, which codes for MSPAEDRREAERLQLLDRLARRAREIPCVISPAPEAWTAEEIPTQRVAAAACSPCPLKVACRAYGLAWPDEAGVYGGLTERERKSR
- a CDS encoding AAA family ATPase, which produces MRELFDDPRGKTYEYRDAGGLTTIRTVTRTPEKRFRQAGQTRGASPLYRLPEVAQAVAEGRVVHLTEGEQDADTAFVMGGTGTTAPQGATNFHLADVEPLRGGHVVAVVDRDAAGEKWAGIVAEKLAGIVASLAFVEAAHGKDLSDHYAAGGTLGTLAARQAPQEAQEAPQEAPGSTWAPVDLDGILDALQAGTLERPRPTVGSLDGGSALFYAGRVNGLAGESGGGKTWAALAAVAQELEAGNGVAFVDLEDDAAGILSRLLDLGTDPEAIRARFAYVHPDQRLTEADREHMGMLLDSLRPSLVVIDSTGEGLALEGANPNADEEVARWFRILPRWVADQGPAVVILDHVTKADSEGLWPIGSQRKRAAISGAQYMLRVVKPFDRTTAGYARLVAAKDRSGNYRAGQHVADLRVSPGPDGVEVALVAAIERDPAEPFRPTTLMERVSKALEDAEAPLSYRSIEGAVTGRKGAARAALDVLVAEGFVSVEDGARNAKMHTLTRAYRQADDPQSDTYTGGGHSTEKVPPIECLTVPRPRDGDGGRTVKASPGDSRGTVGDGGTVTPIPSRSPACPECAEPLDGPGYTSRCRPNHTGGSRP